The sequence below is a genomic window from Dictyostelium discoideum AX4 chromosome 5 chromosome, whole genome shotgun sequence.
CCCAATCgtctgatgatgatggatcAACATCTTcaacattatcaatttcattttatttaattaatttgttattattaaatgaaggatttatttgattttttaataaaaatacaaaaaaaaaaaaaaacttcaataaaaataataaaataatcctaaataatattttatttgtttattatttcttatttttaaattgcttttttttttttgattatagacttttataatatttgaaaaattctaaaaaaaaaaaactaatttccTATCCTGACAATGTTgacaaaataaattgaaagtGAAACTCTATCTTAACTCTAACCTAAACACTATCAATAACTCCAAGTTCAACACCAATTCAATCTATTTATCAACATCTTTAACATtgtcaatttcattttatttaattcaaataattaaatattttttaaaaaaaaaaataacaataataatagaaataaataaaaaaaataataatcaactaaaataataatatttatcttttatttgtttatttattttttattttttattttttattttttaatttttagttttattttttatttctttattttaattttttttttttttttttttttttttttttttttttttttcagatatTTACCAGCGATAAAgtgtttattttaattttaaaaaagaattttgcATTACATATTTACAACAAAAAGTGATATTCAAGAAaatcaatttgttttttatttttaatctaattttttttttttttttttaaaaattctaaaaataattgagtctcgtttttaattttcgtttttttttttttttacttttttttaattttaaattttttttttttttttttttttttgaaagaatCCCAATgccttaaattttttttttgtcattttaaatttttttctttgtggTAATCAGAAGAATTGTTTTCGAAGCATACAAATGGAAATTCTCACACAATTTAGTGACGAATaacaaatataaacaaaCATCAAAGAAGATGAATACTGCTTTGGGAAAAGTCCCCGGATCCCAGGATAGAAAGTATCACCCGTAATGGTAATGTCTCTGTTTGCTGGTACCTTGGCAAAGAAGAAATTGTCCAGTGTCTTGTGCACCCAATCTCCGAGTCTTTAGTGCTGCATTCAAAGTCAATGATCGAAGTAATAGGTTAATGCAATTAggaattatattttttctgGTAGCAATTACAAATTGTATTCtattagaaattaatttccGTACAGAATGGGGCTTACTCTCAcgattaccaccaccaaacCCCCCCTCCCCcctgtaaataaaaaaaaaaaaaaaaaaaaaacaaacaaatcttgtgtttcattatttatatttatgttttttaattttttttttttttttattattgtttctataaagttttattatttttattttaaataaatagtttgatttttaatttttataatttcatgtAATTGAGTggtatcattaattaattgaagttCACTTGGAGTTGAATCCAATTCataataaaagtttaaatgTTCCCAAGTGTcgttttctaaatcttttaacCTAATATCCATACTGAGGAGgatatcttttaattctttgaaTGTTAAAAATGGTGGCATATTAACTAATGGTACAATGAAATAACCATCTTTATCAATTACTAGATTATcttttggtgttgttgttgttgttgttgtatctCTTATTGGTGGATGTCCAACTGGTATTGATATATCTgcactattactattattatctttaaattttgatcTAAATGGACACACTGGTTGTACAGCAATTTCTTCTCCTTCTTCTTGAACTTTACAttctaaaaatttatcaGTCTTTATAAAAAAGTCAAGTCCACCATCcccttttttattatattaatatatgaatagtatataaatatatatattagttataaactaattttaaatgataatttatataaatacatACTAACTACTTGACAACCCCAATTATTTACAGTTTCTTCGGTCTCACTAATTGCAACATTTGAACTAATAGGTGTGAATTCATTTGAGGTGTatggtgaattattattactactactattactattattacctgCTGTTGCTCCTTGACTATATAGATGTTTAAATGGACAACTCATtggtttaattattattattattattattattattatttttatgtttaaCGCAAATTTCtgagaatttttttttttttctttaatttcagctttttcaaaaaaaaaaaaagtatttttttttttttttattatttttatttttatttttattttatttttttttttttttttttttttttttaatattaatatatgtaaacaaataaataaattaataaataaaaaataataggtatcaaataattcaattaataaatgaatagtTGCTTGAAACCATTTGATACTACAGGTTTCAATGTATTTTTCAAAagagaattaaaagaaattaagactggtattgatgatattgatagTTTTTTAACAGAGCATTTCAAATTGCAAACATTAAAAAGGGAACAATCTTTGCGAGCCatccaccaacaacaacaacaacaacaacaacaacaacaacaacaacaacaacaacaacaacagcaaccgCAGCAACCACAGCAACCTCAACCTCAACCTCAACCTAAAACACATTCAAATCAAACGATCCAATTACAACCACCAAATTTAAGAAATCATAATACTGGtagtaacaataacaataatataaataatgtaACGATACAGCCTTATCAACCAATTAATCCAGGTGTAATTGAATTGTATGGACCTAGTGGGTCAGGTAAAACAGAGATGGCATTAGAGATATTAGTAAATTCAATCCTACCATCATGTGAACCCTTTAAAGGAAATGAAATTGGTGTTAtatattttgataatgatttcaaatttgatattttaaaattagaaatattattacaaaaaaagtATACTCAatgtgttttaaaaaataataataaaaacaataacaataccaTAAACCCATCATCTGAAGaatttcaacaatttttGAAATCCTGTTTATCAAGACTTTATTTAATTCGTTGTAAAGATagttttcaatttttagTTACATTAAATGgtataaatcaatttataagaaatattaataataatttaaagaataataataataataaaaataataataataataaaagtgaaTACCCTAATGATATAagtttaattataattgataGTATATCAGCATTTTTTTGGATTGACCAAAAAGGTGAACCTTTAAATGTTAAACCAAATTCACTATGGATTGaagcaattaaaaaaatattaaacgataatataattatcgTGGCTACAAAGCAAACGatcttttctttaaataaccaaaatagttttaataataataataatattaataataactcaGCAATGAACATTGATAATGGGAATTTAAGTTTAAATCaaccaaatattaataaatatttacacATAGACCAACATAGAGAATTTTTAGGTGTAGAATGGACTAAATTAGTAAAATTtaggaaaataataaagcctttaaaataaattgattcattgtttcttttaatttcttttttactttttattctggtctaattattttttattttttttttttttttttttttcctcaaGATCTTActatggttttttttttttaattttttttttttttttaaatgttatttgttttttttttttatttttttttttttttatttttttttatttttttaatattaatttaaactGAATTCTTTCTTAAACAAACATAGCAAAGGTTATGTCTTAATTTTGGTGTACTACATTTTTGACAAATGGTAATGTTGTGAATATTTTCGTGTTTCTTTGAAGAGTTTCTCTTTCTATTTCTTGTATAACTGACTCTCTTTTTTGGTACAGCTGTTAATTCCATTTCACCTTCTTCAGTTGGaatttccattttattttcattttcagttGATGGTAagatttgttgttgttgtgttgcttgtttaaataatggtTGTGATGGAATAATACAGTTATTTTGTTTGAATGGTGTGACTGGTGTACTGAATTTTTTACcaccattaattaataatgatccTAATAAACTTCTTTgcatttttattgttttatttcttttttattattattactattttttttttttatttaattttttatgcTGTTTTATAGTATATAcaaatttttatcaaaaaaaaaaaaaaaaaaattaaaattaaaaagaataaacgCAGTGGGGTGATGTGTTTTGatcaaaataaatgaaataatattcGAAAcgagtgaaaaaaaaaaataaaaaaaaaaaaataaaaaaaaaaaaaaaataaaaattttgaaaaaaaaaaaaaacaaaaaaaaaaaaaataaataaataaaaatataaaaattagaaaatgaaaaaacatttttcTAGTTCTTggattttctttattattaatcatcaataatattattatgttGTTTCCACATTTCCATTTTTTCTTCTCGACTTTttcttattaatttatttcttttaacaATTTCCTCAAATGTTAAATctcttttaatatattttagtGGTGCTGACTTAGTGATTGGCCTGCTAGCATTTAATGAAGATATcgtattttcattttgttgttgtcgtaattgttgttgttgttgctgctgttgttgttgttgtggtaattgtggttgttgttgtggttgctgttgttgttgttctgaTTGTTTTTGGCGATTTTGTGATGCACCCTTTTTAAGTGCAGTTGATCTCGGTTTATTTACACTTTTAGTTGGTTGTGGgacattctttttatttgaacTATAAAAAttggttgatgatgatgattgatcAAATTTATCCTTTCCACTTTTCTTTGGAATCCATGCTGTATCTTTAAATGTGTCATCATATTCTTGgctatttaatttattatttacattattatttttactattactatttatattattattattattttgttgttctttttcttcttcatcatcttcttcttctttaatagtatcaaaattatttttattgaaaacTTTTGGAATTTTAGATTCATCAACACCACTATTACCactaataatattttgatcCAAGAAAGAGATGGTTGCAGCACCAGTGGGGGTATAACTATTTTCTTCATCGTCATTGTCATTGTCATTGTCATGAGTCAAACCAATACCAACTTGATCTTCATCAAGTATTTCAAATTCCTCATCACTATCCTCACCAGCGAGttctcttcttcttctttctATTTCTCTCTCCTCTTGTTCTTGATTACTATAATAGCTTGTATTGTCATACATTGAGAATTTATGTCCTTGTAATGTAGAATGATCCAATGTTGATGGGATTTGATTGTAATTCATATCAACAGTATCATCAAGATTTTCCGAATCTTGATTCtcttctctttcttttctctttttaGATTGTCGTTGTGATTGAGATTGGGATTGAGATTGTGATTGAGAAAGGAATTGCTGTGATAAATCTGATTGAGATTGTGAgtaattttcaaatgattctaAAATAGTATCGTCATATTCCTCATCATCGTTAATTTTTGGTAAACCTTTTTGTTGCGATGatatttgttgttgctgttgctgttgtttttCTTGTGATTGCTGTTTTTCTTGAGATCCTTGTGATTGCTGATACTTTTGCTGCGATGCCtgtgattgttgtgattgctgttttttttgtgattgttgtttttcttgtgattgttgtgattgATGTTTTTCTTGTGATTGATGTTTTtcttgtgattgttgtttttcttgtgattgttgtttttcttgtgattgttgtttttcttgtGATTGCTGTCTTTGTTGCGATCCTTGTGATTGTTGATGTTTTTGTAATAGCTGAGATTGCTGGTTTTGTTGTGATCCCTGTGAATGCTGATGTTTCTGTGATACCTGTTGTGTTTGTTGTGATTGCTGGTTTTGTTGTGATTGCTGGTTTTGTTGTGATTGCTGgttttgttgtgattgtcTTTGGGAaggttgttgtttttcttcttcttgttgattttgttgttgttcctCCTGTTGTTCCTTAAGttgttcttcttgttgttgttgttgttgtttttgttgttgttgttgttgattttccTTCTCTTGTTgctcttgttgttgttgttgttgttttaatttatttttatgtctaaaatttgttttataaatattgaattgatataatttatttggttgTTCATGTTTTTCCCAAtcagataaattatttaaagaatctaATTGATCTTGAGAGATGATAGTTTCATGTTGAgtaatttgataatgatgactATTTGAAACATTTTGAGGAAAGAATTTATTGGAATATTCAGTTGGTGACGAAGCAGTCCAATAGTTTTCATGGCTCATTCTCTTTATGACCTCTTTTAATTTAGTACTTGATGAAATGACACCTtttaaattatgaaaattgATTGGTTCATTTGTTTTATCAATGAATTTAGCATTACCAATGAATAGCTCGAATCctgaatattttgaatttggaaATAATACATAACGTTGAACCTCAATGATAAATCCAACCATCTCATGATAGATTTTCCTAGTTCCTTCAGAGACTATTAAATCACGAGCCACTGATGTTGGTAATATTGCAATCATGAAATTTACACCATCTGATACTAAAAATGATGAACCATCTTGATACTCTTTTCTTCGTATACCATCCATATTAATATCTTCTTTTCTATCATAAtgtttaataatttgtaTAATTGGATAGTCTGGTGCTGTTTGTGTTAATAATGCATCTAATAACCATGGttgtaaatcattttcattaaattctttatttttatttatattattattactattatctgttgattttgttgttgttgttgctctCGTTGTGGCtatatcttctttttctttttctttttctttttcataatATTCACTTTGACTCTCTTCTTTTCCtttgtggtggtgttgttgttgttgttttttattagttttattgTAGTTATTATCTTTCTCATCTTGAttatcataatcatcatcatcatcaccatcatcaccaccacctttTTCAGACATTCTATATTCACCTAAATCATCTTTATCATGTTGAGATGTTgtgatattgattttttgagATATATTTGTTAAATCTTGTttggatttattaatttgggTTTGATTTTGTAACTCTTgtgatttttcaattgattcatatGACATAGAGGTAGTTGATGCTTTCTTTTGCTCCGATTCTATATTCTTAATAGGTGAAAGTGGTGAGGGTAATCGAAATCCTATTTTCTCTTCATTTTGTGATTGTGTTTGTGTTTGTGATTGTGATTCAGATTGTGAAAACTGTACCTCCTGTATTTGTGATTGAGTctgtgattgtgattgtgattgtgattgcGGCTTTATTTGAGATTGTGAAtctatttgtttattattttttggtttaattggTGTTATTTGAGAAAATGTTACAGGTAAAGAATTTCTACTAATGTTACGATTGTTGTTGGCGCTGTTATTAATACCAATATTTGTATTTCTAAAATTTGATgtgtttaaaatatttgaagtATTAAAATTGCttgtagtattattattattgttattatttttgttattaatattcgTTATATTGAATTGGGACCTAAAAGAATCAAGAAATGAAGGTCTTGGTTTCCTTAATGGCgattgtgatgatgatgatgatgatgatggtggtgatggtgtttTGAATGGTGATAATTGAGAAATTGGTGTAGATGAAATACCGCCACCACTAGAACCTAATGAtccaaatatatttaattccCATGGTCTTATTGTTGATGATATATCCAATTCTGTTTCTTCAACTTCAATAAGAGACAtcgataaattaattgagtTATTTAAGCTTGTGTTGTTTTTATTGCTAAATGAGTGATTTAAACTATTCTTAATTTGTTCATTATCATAGTCATCGTAAACATCCTCAATCtcatcaataattaaatttgttgtATCTATATCACCACTACTTATATCTTCAATATCATCTTGTTgttctatattattattattatcattatttttattattatttttattattatttttattatttttatttcgtCTTTTTGAAGacattgtttttgtttttttcttataTTAAAGGTTTTAAAACAAAGAGAAATGAACTAATGAACCGAATgaagtaaataaaaaaaaaaataaaaaaaaaaaaaaaaaaggcggGGGAtgataagaaaaaaaaaaataaaaaataaaaaaataaaaaaataaaattaaaaaaataaaataaaataaaataaaataaaataaaataaaaaatgtcaaaaaaagtatgattttaaatatatatatatatttaatacctattatttaaactaaaattgttttttttatttatttattaaaaaaaaatttattagaaaaaaaaaaaaaaaaaaaaaaaaaaaaaaaaaagcttcaaaactaaaaaaaaaaaggaaaacggaaatcaaaaaaatttaaataaattgttaacaccttttttttttttttatattttattattttatttaatttttaaatcaaaaaaataaatgaattaaatctaGTAATGTCAAATGAATTGGTAACCTTGttgtaaaataatttaaaatacatttttttttttttatttatttgtgtgtcttttatatatttttattttttttatttttatttttttatttattttgagtcttttttatactttttattttttttatctaaccattttaaaaataaaaaaaaaataaataacaaaacactagtaaataattattttaatttgtatttattataaaacttttaaaattcaatatcCATTTTAAGTACTCACATGCAAATTCAATgagtaataattttagagGTCAATAAAAATTTGGGACAACTTCTATCAAGTTTcattatttagaaaaaaatttattaatgcctggggaaaaaaaataaataaattaataaaataaaataaaataaaaatgtcaAAAATAGTATGAttctaatatttatttaatacttTATTTTGCTTTACCTTGAAATTCACTtcctttttcattttaaatcttttttttatttttttttattttattttagtaatttatttataacttTTGATAAacgaaaataaaattcaaacaaaaaataaaaataaaaaataaaaattaaaaaaaaattgtcaTCATTTATTTAAACGAGGAATCACcacataataattttttttatttatttaaacaaagaATCACcacataataatttttcaattaaattaaaacaaatcattgcgcaaaaaaaaaaaaattttattaaaaagttaTGGGATTAAAAAAGTCACCAAAAGTCACTTTAGTTggttatatatattttatttttttttttttattttttttttttcatttttttttttttttatttttaggatTTTTACCAGATCTTTTCAATTAATCACCACACACACCCAGATTAGCAAATATtcaagaataaaaaaattaaaaataaaaaaataaatattttaattgaaatgtataattaaaaataataaaattaaaaataaacattaaaaaaaaaaaaaaaacaaacaattgCCATGATGATCATCAAatgattaaattaatttcatcatcatcatggcaattgttttttttttttttttttttttttttttttctggggttaaaaaaaaaagttaattaaagggaaaaaataaaagaatagaAAATCCTTGATGTCGCCATATGAGGccaattgtttaatttaatttaacaatATTAGAAAATAAGAGGTTTGTTATCCACACATCATCATTTGTtgggattaaaaaaaaattaaatgttgcATGTTATCGTaatcaaaaatatctttgttgaaaaaaaaaaacaattcaaaataaaaaaaaaatgaaaaaaaaaaaaaaaatattatttataaccAGAAAGAAATTTTGCTATAAGGTcacataataaaatattaaaatattaaaatagtaaaataataataataatattaatagaaaaaaaaaaaaaaaattttaaaaataaataattaaataaaaaaaaaaataaaaaaaaaaaaaaaaaaaaaaaaaaaaagaaaaaaaaaaaaaaaagatacacattaattttatttattattttttttttttttttcgtttttttttttaatttattttttttatttattttttatttaatttttattttttttaatttttattttttttaattttaatttttttttattttttttttatttttttcacaattccacaaaaaataaaaaaaatattaataataacaaaatatagtaataatacaaaaaataataataataaaaaaaaaaaataataataacaatagatttaaataagTTGACAAGTGTCAATCTTTGATCAATCAGATTATAAAACTACccaactttatttttttttatttttttttcacactCCACCCTCATTCagatattttatataattacaGACACCCCCCACACCTCTGCACCCCCATTTTCAACACACAtttaatgtattattataaccTTATAATTCTACaatagaaattaatttcaaaaaaaaaataataaaaaaataaaaataaatataaaatataaattaaattaaattaatataaaaaaaaaataaacttttttttttttattttttttattttttttttttttcctcacACTtcacaaacaaaaaaaaaaaaaaacacacgcCCACCTGCccatataattaatataacaCCTATAATATATCACATATAAACTCACCACAATGATGAATCATAGAATTGAGGATATTACATCAAATCCATCGtcaccatcaccaaattCTCCATTTTCATCTCCACAAGTTTCATTACAACCATCTATAATACAAAATGgattaaatagtaataatagtttattaaatgggaataattttaatttaaatggtaaCATTACATCCTCTCCTTCAACATCCTCTTCACCACCAAtttcaactacaacaacaaccacaactacaacaacaacaacagctacagcaaagaaaacaaatagtaaagaaaagaaaaaaacaacaaataaagataataataataataataataataataatagtaataaccagcagcagcagcagcaacaacaacagcagcagcaacaacaacagcaacaacaacaatacgaagaagaagatgatgatgaagaggatgaaGGTGGTGATGATAACACAAAAGTTGGTAAAGGTGAAAAAATGAAAGCGAGAAGGACAAATCAAAATATAGCTAGTAGAAATTATAGACAAAGAAAGAAAGTGTACATAAAAGAAATGGAAGATAAGATAAACTCATTAACATTAGAGAATGATTCATTAAAGAaagatttatataaaattggtaataacCCTTTAgaactattaaaattttcacaAGAAGTCGTTTTTTTAATGACTCAAATTAGAAGGTTAGTATTTCAAATCGATCAAGCATTAAGAAATAGTGAACCAGATTCatcaataaaatcattattaaatacttGGCAATCTACAATGGACCAGGCTTCTTCAATAAATGAAAGAGAAATTGAAAGAGtaagaattttttattttttccaggaaaaaaaaaaaaaattgaaaaaaaaattgaaaaaaaaacttcACCAGTGTGGaatactaatttattttttttatactttttatatttttaaaagtttgtTCATCCATATACACAAGCAAAATTAACAGTTATGGGTTATAAACCTCATACAAATCCATGGACAGATTTTATAAAGACACCAGGACAAGAGGATTGGTGGACGAAATATGCAGAGAAAGCAAATTTATCATCGGATCAATTggaacaaattaataatctttGGTTGAGATTTGATGAGGAGGAAAGAGTATTACAAAAGGAGTTGACAGATTTGGATGAATATATAAAGAAATTCTTTTTGACGAAAATCATCATTATGCCAGACACAGAGAAACTAAATGATATCATTTCAAGTTGTTTACCAATACCAGAGAATCATGATGGCGATATTCTTCAAACTAGTGAAGTATTGGAATTCATTTATAACTTGGAGAAGTTGAAACAGAAATTCATTAAAGTTCAACGTTTGACTTGGGATACCAGTAAACAAATGTCAAAATATTTAACGGTACGTCAAGAAGCATTCCTATTGGTATTGGTTCACTCAAACACTAAATACATTCACACCAATATGGATATGACTAATAATCTTtggaatcaattgaatcataGTGCTTTATCGAAAACTCCATCTACTTATTTATTGGGTGGTGTTcattcttcatcatcatcatcatcgtcgtcGTCATCGAGTATGAGTTCATCTACAAGTAGAATCTTAAATAATCATGGTATTCCAAcaccattatcatctt
It includes:
- the xrcc2 gene encoding AAA ATPase domain-containing protein; this encodes MNSCLKPFDTTGFNVFFKRELKEIKTGIDDIDSFLTEHFKLQTLKREQSLRAIHQQQQQQQQQQQQQQQQQQQQPQQPQQPQPQPQPKTHSNQTIQLQPPNLRNHNTGSNNNNNINNVTIQPYQPINPGVIELYGPSGSGKTEMALEILVNSILPSCEPFKGNEIGVIYFDNDFKFDILKLEILLQKKYTQCVLKNNNKNNNNTINPSSEEFQQFLKSCLSRLYLIRCKDSFQFLVTLNGINQFIRNINNNLKNNNNNKNNNNNKSEYPNDISLIIIDSISAFFWIDQKGEPLNVKPNSLWIEAIKKILNDNIIIVATKQTIFSLNNQNSFNNNNNINNNSAMNIDNGNLSLNQPNINKYLHIDQHREFLGVEWTKLVKFRKIIKPLK
- the bzpP gene encoding hypothetical protein, yielding MNHRIEDITSNPSSPSPNSPFSSPQVSLQPSIIQNGLNSNNSLLNGNNFNLNGNITSSPSTSSSPPISTTTTTTTTTTTTATAKKTNSKEKKKTTNKDNNNNNNNNNSNNQQQQQQQQQQQQQQQQQQQYEEEDDDEEDEGGDDNTKVGKGEKMKARRTNQNIASRNYRQRKKVYIKEMEDKINSLTLENDSLKKDLYKIGNNPLELLKFSQEVVFLMTQIRRLVFQIDQALRNSEPDSSIKSLLNTWQSTMDQASSINEREIERFVHPYTQAKLTVMGYKPHTNPWTDFIKTPGQEDWWTKYAEKANLSSDQLEQINNLWLRFDEEERVLQKELTDLDEYIKKFFLTKIIIMPDTEKLNDIISSCLPIPENHDGDILQTSEVLEFIYNLEKLKQKFIKVQRLTWDTSKQMSKYLTVRQEAFLLVLVHSNTKYIHTNMDMTNNLWNQLNHSALSKTPSTYLLGGVHSSSSSSSSSSSSMSSSTSRILNNHGIPTPLSSSNSSPSSLSASSSIGESIHSYSQLPNVVQPIQTQPSSMFTPLPGAKPLKNQQPIDDLFFGTIPLSQVPLSFQQNSNMALFSNYRNFTQQQAQQQQQQQQQQHAQQHAQQQAQQQAHLQAQIQAQIMQQAQQIHQVQQAQQASQQAAQQAAQQAAAQQAAQQQAAQQQSPIQTQLSPPQHITPQHTPQQHIQQQQQHQNYQGTEPHLLGEFMFFNSIDATNSNNNNNNNNNNNNNNNNNNNNNNNNNNNNNNNSTPIDQLNEYRPDYNNNNTNKILPNIIQSLSASSNNSLFSHQHQQQNSQSPTLPPSQNDSVQFHFYQPIHQNNQNNQNHNN